A single genomic interval of Triticum aestivum cultivar Chinese Spring unplaced genomic scaffold, IWGSC CS RefSeq v2.1 scaffold86548, whole genome shotgun sequence harbors:
- the LOC123174688 gene encoding putative lipid-binding protein AIR1 — protein sequence MAPLTKLFLLLLGLNLMVTAVHGGCGPHSPTPTPPPPPSTNGGTCPIDTLKLGVCATVLNLVKLGLGVPPNERCCPLLAGLADLDAAVCLCTAIRAKVLGVINLNVPVDLVLLLNQCHKTCPPGFTCPL from the coding sequence ATGGCGCCATTGACCAAGCTCTTCCTCCTACTCCTGGGCCTAAACTTGATGGTCACCGCTGTGCATGGTGGCTGCGGACCCCACAGCCCGACCCCGACCCCACCACCACCTCCATCGACCAACGGCGGCACGTGCCCGATCGACACGCTGAAGCTGGGCGTGTGTGCCACCGTGCTGAACCTGGTGAAGCTCGGGCTCGGCGTGCCGCCCAACGAGCGGTGCTGCCCGCTGCTGGCCGGTCTGGCCGACCTTGACGCCGCTGTGTGCCTCTGCACCGCCATCAGGGCCAAGGTCCTCGGCGTCATCAACCTTAACGTCCCCGTCGACCTCGTCCTCCTACTCAACCAGTGCCACAAGACCTGCCCGCCCGGCTTCACCTGCCCGCTCTGA